The genomic DNA GAAGCGGCCCGTCTCGTAGCAAGCGCTCTGTTCTGGTTTTCGATCCCAGGATGCCGAGGTAACCCAACTGCTGCTCAGAAAGCAAACGAACCAGCTGCTGATCCCTCCTGAAATGATGCGTCATCACGACAGCGTAATCGTCGGATGTAAAATGAATCAGCGGTACCGTTTCCTCAGGAAAACCAATTAAAATGGATTCGGCATCAGGAAAATAACGCCGCTCGCAATAATCGGACCTCCAGTCGGAAACGATGACGGAAAACCCGGTATTTGCGGCAATTGCGGCAAGCGGTCTGGCATCTGGTCCGGCACCAAACAGAATCAGCCGCGGTTTGGGATAATAGGTATGGACAAAAACATCCGATTGCAGAGCTGCCACGAACTTCATCCCGCTTCTCGGCGATTCCCCCGGCGGCGTCCATTCCAGCAGCGATGGCGGGAATTCTCCCCTCCACTCCCCAAACAGATGCCGATCTCTGGTCAGGAATCCATAATCGATCACCGAGCCATTCGCGTCAAACCTTTTCACGAGCTTGACTTCGGAGCGAACCTCCAAATATTTTTTTAAAGTGCCTAAATGTGCTGCCAGCATATCATTGACCGCTTCCAAAGTGACATGAATAACACCACCGCAGCCCGTTTCTTCCCCCCAAGACAGCGGGTCCGAGGATTGCATATCGAACACGAAGCTGCACGAAGTCCCTGAGGCCAGAATATCCGGCACGCTGTGCGCCAGGGCAGCTTCCAGGCAGCCTGCGCTGAGCACCCCGATTTGCGAACCATCTTCTAGAAACAGCATGGAGGCTCCTTCTTTGCGATACGCGCTTCCTTCCACATGAATAATCGTCGCAAGTACGCCTCTTAAACCGGTCTGCTGAATCGTTTCCACAATACGATGAATTTCTTCCAAACCTGCCCCTCCTCAGCTCCAGAGCTTATAGGTTCCTTCCTTTATCCGTATGAAGTGTAAAGACATCCTTTACGGCGCGATGAATTTCTTCATAGGAGGTACATCTGCATATGTTGGATTCCAGCCATACTCGAACAGTTTCTTCATTGGCATGCGGATGAACACGCCGCAGCCCTTCACAGTTCATGATAAAGCCAGGGGTACAGTAACCGCATTGAAAGGCCTGATTTTCGGCAAAAGCACGCTGTACGTCCGTGCCCATTAGCCCCTCGATCGTTGTAATCTGCTTCCCCCAGGCTTCCACAGTGAGCATCAGGCATGATTTCATGGGCTGGCTATCTACGAGAATCGTGCACGCGCCGCAGTCTCCGTTATTGCAGCCCGGCTTGCATCCTGTGAGTCCGAGATGATGGCGAAGCGTATACAGCAGGGTCTCCGCAGCCCTCACCCGGACCGTCCGCTGTTCCCCATTCACCTGCAATTCAACTCGATGATGATCGGCATCGAAGGATGACATCCTTTCACCTTCTTTCCAGTGTATGTACCGCATCAGCCATCGTCTGCTTCAATACAAATTCCCGGTACGCGGGTGAACCCTCCACATTATCCAGTAATGGTGCAGGAAGATGGCCGATGGCCAGTTCAATTCTTGCCGCAAGCGGTAAGGATGAATCGTTCAGCGCCTCATCGATTTCCGCGGATCGAAAAGGGAATGCGCACACACCGCTGTAGGCGGTGCGAATCTCATGATTTATCCTAAACGCAGCTAATGTAACGAGCGGGTAGCCGACATGGCCAATCTCCCGTTTTTTGAAATACGCAAATGGCAGTGATATATAGTCGCGGTCGATTTGAACCTGGACAATAAACTCTCCGCCCGCAAGCCTCAGTTCTTGGTTGAAGACCTGATGAATAGAAGTCACTCTGATCCCGTGAGTTCCTGCTATAACCATCCGGCCATTCGCTAACAGCAGGGGAAGAACGGCCTCCCGATAATGAATTCTGCCGCTAATGTTGCCTCCGAGCGTGATTTTATTCCGGGCGGTTTGGTCAGCGACTCCCTGTGCCGCTCTACTAAGCAGCGGAAACGGGTTGGCTTCGGACAAAGCCGATAACGTCACACACGCACCAATAATCAGCATATCCTTCTGCATCGCGAGTACGTTGCACTCTGGAATGGACTTCAAATCGATAACAGCTCCCGGTTGAATAGAGTTGGCTCGGGCAAAGGTAATGATTTCCGTCCCTCCCGCATAATACAGGGGCCTCTTCCCTTGTTCGTGCAGATGCTGATATAAATCGACAGCCATCTGAATGGTAGAAGGATGGTAGTATTCAAAATCAAACGGAATCATGAATTGTCCTCCAAATCATCTCCGGCGTCAGGGGCAGCTGATGAAGCTCTACGCCAGCAGCTGCTGACAAGCTGTTCGCCAATGCTGCAGGCATGCCAATCAAGCCATGCTCACCGATTCCGCGCAATCCATAGGGCGCTTCCAGATGAGGCGTCTCGACGAAATCCACGATATACTCGGGCTGTTCTCCATAGCGAATGAGCTTGTAAGTTCGGAACTGGCGATTCAAGATGGACCCGTTTGGGTTGAAGCGAAATGCCTCCCGGCTGGCAAGGCTTAACCCCATACTCATGCCGCCCGTAACCTGAGCACGGGCAAAACCCGGGTTGATGACCCGGCCGGCATCGATGACCGTTGCTGCTTTAACGATCCTGTAAGTGTAATCCCTTGTATTCAACTCTACTTCAACGGCCTGTGCGCCTACCGTCCACTCTGGTCCAGGATTCCCTCTGCCGGTCATAGGGTCTAATAAGGTCAGATTACGCATCGCGTAGCTTCCGCGTCCGATAACCTGGCTTCCGATCGTGTTCCCGTTCGGGAAGGTGTATCCGTTGGCAATTTGTCCGATGGCTATACCCCTCTCGGGACAGGATCGAATGAAGACTCTGCCCCCGCCGACATCCAGGTCTGCGGGTGAACATTGAAGTACAATAGAAGCCAAATTTTTTAACTGCATGATTGCATCGTCAGCGGCCTGCAAAATCGCATTCCCCACCAAAAAGGTGCTCCGGCTAGCGACCGTCTTCCATAGCTCGGGGTCTTTATCGGTGTTTATGTCCATAGAAATATGTATCATCCGATCATCCATGCGGAATCGTTCCGCCAATATTTGCGTAAGAGCCGTCCTGGTGCCTTGACCGATTTCCACAGCACCGCATAGCAGATGAATGCTTCCGTCCGCGCTAAATTTGATCATAGCCCCCGCCCCGGCATGGGTTGGCGTATTTGAATTTTTCCAGAAGCAGCATATCCCTTTCGCCCTGATGAGGTGGCCGTTTACTTCAATTTTAGGGCGGTCGTCCCAATGGATCAGCGTTTTCAATTTGGCAATGCACGCTGGTAAATCGCCGATATTGCTTCTATCCAGCAGGGTTTGCGTCGGGGTTGTATCTCCCGGTCCGATGGCATTCATATAACGAAGCTCTAGAGGATCCATATTTAATCGATCCGCCATCATATCCATAGCCCTCTCCATAGCGAACGTCAGCTCCGGATGTCCGAAGCCGCGAAAGGAAGTGGAATAGGGATGATTCGTATACATGCATAAGGAATCGCACTGGACGTTATCGATACGGTAAGGCCCTGTGCAATCGGTGGCTCCGGCACGGCTCATAATCGGCCCCCGGTCCGAATAGGCCCCGCCGTCAAACAGATGCAGAATTTCTACGGCCGTTATTTTCCCTTCCCGGGTGCAGCCAAGTTGGATTGTCGATTCCAATCCGATATGAACCGGGGAGGAGACCATATCCAGCTCCCTGGAATTTGCCATTTTGACAGCTCTTCCGCCAACGGCAAGCGAAGCCAAATAAGCGAGATATTCTAACTGAACTGCCGATTTGCCGCCATAGCTTCCTCCTACCAGCGGAGTGTGAACGGTGACTTCGTGAAGCGGAATATGAAAGTAGCGGCTAATATCCTTTTGGATCACATAAGGGGATTGCGAAGCGGAATGGATGCTGACTTTGCCGCCGGGCTTAATTTCTGCTATACTGCATCGCACTTCCATCGCGGCATGATCCGATTGAGGCAATCGGACCTGAACCGTAACGATATGATCACTATTCCTCCAACCTTCCTCCATATTCCCTTTGCGGATTCTTGTCCGGTTCGCAATATTCGTGCCCGGCTCCGGGTAGACCTGTTCGCTTCTTTCATATGTGGCCAGATGCTCATGAAGGAGCGGTGCGCCGATCTGCAAAGCTTCGCTTGGACTAAAGACAGCAGGCAAAACCTCATAATCCACTTGAATTTGAAGCGCAGCCATCTCGGCAGTGTACTCTTCTTCCGCGACCACCAGACCAACAGGCTCGCCAAAATATCTTACTTTGTCCATTGCGAGAGGCGGCCTGTCTGCCAAAGGGGACCCGGTCAATACCGGGTAATATTCACCGGTTATGACGGCTTTTACACCTGGTATCCTCCAGGCTTTCGACGTATCTATCGATTTAATTTTCGCGTGGGCATGGGGGCTAACGGCTATTTTGGCATGCAAAAGCCCCGGTCTCGAAAAATCATTAACATAGCGGGCTGCCCCGGTAATCTTCTCGCCTGTTTCCCTTCTGGGAACGCTTGTTCCAAACGAATGCCCGATCTTCGCCCCCTCCTTTTGCAAATCAATCTTCCTAATGTATATGTACAGTTACGCTTATTATTGTTATATAAGTTTACATAGCGGAACAAATGCTCAGGTATCGCTGTCGAATCACCTCATTGATGCAACCTAAGGTTCTCTTCTTGCGTAACATAATTATTACAGGCTCAGAAAGAGAGAGATATCTCATGAACAATTCGGTTTCACTCAGACGAATAAAGGTCTCCACCCTGTTAGCGATCGCTGGCATCCTGCTCTTTTTCATGTTAGTCGTTCCTTTTTTCCATTCCTATTTCAGCCAATCCGTGTTCTATTTCGAGCAGTATAAGTATAAACAAGCCCACGAGCAAGATCATGTTACCGAATATCGGAGCTTGTCCGGGCCCCTAATCAAAGTACATAAGGAAGGCAGTAATCGTAAAGTCACTATCAATAATGAAGAGTATGCCATTCGTAAGCTAGGGGATCCGTTTAATATCAAGTATGAAGTGGCTTATCCAAACGGGAAGCTGTTCGAGGTCAATGACTACAGCGGTCTTCTTGTGAGTTATGATGAGAATGGAGACTGGTTTGTTCAAATCACCGCCTTTGACTCCAACGGACAAAAAATTTTGCCAAAAGGCGAAGTTGAACTCCTTAATCCCAGCGGGCTTGTCACCGCTGCTTATTCGGAATACCACGAGAAGCAAGGCGAGCCGGTCTTCTTTGTTTTTTCCATCCTCTTGTTGATTTACGGATGGTGCGGATATCGATATGAGAAGTTTCAGAACTTCCTTTTCAAAATGTCGTTCTACTGGCTTTGGGTCAAAGAGGCTGAACCAAGTGATTTCCATTATTTCATGTGTAAAGTGGGCGGAATAGCGGCAATGATCCTGTCCGT from Paenibacillus woosongensis includes the following:
- a CDS encoding XdhC family protein; translation: MEEIHRIVETIQQTGLRGVLATIIHVEGSAYRKEGASMLFLEDGSQIGVLSAGCLEAALAHSVPDILASGTSCSFVFDMQSSDPLSWGEETGCGGVIHVTLEAVNDMLAAHLGTLKKYLEVRSEVKLVKRFDANGSVIDYGFLTRDRHLFGEWRGEFPPSLLEWTPPGESPRSGMKFVAALQSDVFVHTYYPKPRLILFGAGPDARPLAAIAANTGFSVIVSDWRSDYCERRYFPDAESILIGFPEETVPLIHFTSDDYAVVMTHHFRRDQQLVRLLSEQQLGYLGILGSKTRTERLLRDGPLQMKVHSPVGLKIGAEGPEEIAVSILAEIISTYRTNRKLKSGTV
- a CDS encoding FAD binding domain-containing protein, with product MIPFDFEYYHPSTIQMAVDLYQHLHEQGKRPLYYAGGTEIITFARANSIQPGAVIDLKSIPECNVLAMQKDMLIIGACVTLSALSEANPFPLLSRAAQGVADQTARNKITLGGNISGRIHYREAVLPLLLANGRMVIAGTHGIRVTSIHQVFNQELRLAGGEFIVQVQIDRDYISLPFAYFKKREIGHVGYPLVTLAAFRINHEIRTAYSGVCAFPFRSAEIDEALNDSSLPLAARIELAIGHLPAPLLDNVEGSPAYREFVLKQTMADAVHTLERR
- a CDS encoding (2Fe-2S)-binding protein, translated to MSSFDADHHRVELQVNGEQRTVRVRAAETLLYTLRHHLGLTGCKPGCNNGDCGACTILVDSQPMKSCLMLTVEAWGKQITTIEGLMGTDVQRAFAENQAFQCGYCTPGFIMNCEGLRRVHPHANEETVRVWLESNICRCTSYEEIHRAVKDVFTLHTDKGRNL
- a CDS encoding xanthine dehydrogenase family protein molybdopterin-binding subunit, whose product is MQKEGAKIGHSFGTSVPRRETGEKITGAARYVNDFSRPGLLHAKIAVSPHAHAKIKSIDTSKAWRIPGVKAVITGEYYPVLTGSPLADRPPLAMDKVRYFGEPVGLVVAEEEYTAEMAALQIQVDYEVLPAVFSPSEALQIGAPLLHEHLATYERSEQVYPEPGTNIANRTRIRKGNMEEGWRNSDHIVTVQVRLPQSDHAAMEVRCSIAEIKPGGKVSIHSASQSPYVIQKDISRYFHIPLHEVTVHTPLVGGSYGGKSAVQLEYLAYLASLAVGGRAVKMANSRELDMVSSPVHIGLESTIQLGCTREGKITAVEILHLFDGGAYSDRGPIMSRAGATDCTGPYRIDNVQCDSLCMYTNHPYSTSFRGFGHPELTFAMERAMDMMADRLNMDPLELRYMNAIGPGDTTPTQTLLDRSNIGDLPACIAKLKTLIHWDDRPKIEVNGHLIRAKGICCFWKNSNTPTHAGAGAMIKFSADGSIHLLCGAVEIGQGTRTALTQILAERFRMDDRMIHISMDINTDKDPELWKTVASRSTFLVGNAILQAADDAIMQLKNLASIVLQCSPADLDVGGGRVFIRSCPERGIAIGQIANGYTFPNGNTIGSQVIGRGSYAMRNLTLLDPMTGRGNPGPEWTVGAQAVEVELNTRDYTYRIVKAATVIDAGRVINPGFARAQVTGGMSMGLSLASREAFRFNPNGSILNRQFRTYKLIRYGEQPEYIVDFVETPHLEAPYGLRGIGEHGLIGMPAALANSLSAAAGVELHQLPLTPEMIWRTIHDSV